The genomic region TTCCACGAAGCTTTTGCCCAAATGCAGCGACCGACAACGCAAACCTGTCGTCCTGTGATACCGCATCAAATTCAACAAATTGGTCTTTGTCGATTGGCGCGATGATCTTATTTGATGCCTGACCTTGGCTGCTTTTATACCGAACTCGAACCTCTGCCAATGTTTGGTGATTGTTGTATTGAGTCGCATCATGGGCTTGAAAGACCAAAGGGTCCACTAAACCTTGTGACCCCACAGGGGTTATTTCATATAGAGCGGTGACCGTGTGACCTGCGCCAATATCACCGGCATCTTTCTGATCATTATTGAAATCTTCGCGATTCAGTTGGCGGTTTTCGTAGCCAATTAAACGATATTCAGAGACCAAGGCAGGATTAAACTCGACTTGAAATTTCACATCGTGAGCCACGGTATGCAGGCTACTGCCAATTTGATCCACTAACAGTTTTTGTGCTTCATGTAAGGTATCGATATAGCCCGCGAGACCATTCCCATGATCTGCAAGTTGCTCCATTAAATGATCATTGTAATTCCCTCTGCCAAACCCATAAGTCGAGAATTGCACACCACTTTGGCGCTTGAGTTTAATTCGATCTTTGAGCTGCTCAACATCGCGAATACCAACATTTAAATCACCATCGGACATGAGTAAAACATGGTTAATGCCATCATCGATGAAACCGTGTGCTGCTTGCTGATACGCCAGCTCAATGCCAGCTTCTCCATGGGTCGAACCGCCAGCTCGCAAATTTGAAATCGCCCGTTGAATATCCGCTTTTTGACTCACAGGGGTACTTTTTAGGGCAATTTGAGTGCCACTGGCATAAGTCACTATCGACACGCGGTCGGTACCTCTGAGTTGGTCGAGCATCAACATCAGCGACTGTTGCAGTAACGGCAACTTATCTTTTGATTGCATGGATCCCGACACATCAATCAAGAAGACTAGGTTTGCGTCCGGTCTTTGCGCGGTATCTTGTTGATAAGTACTGACACCTATTCGAATGATCTGGTTTTGTTGATTCCAAGGCGAAGTGGTCAACAAGGTATCCACTGCAATTGGATGCTGTTCCGATGATGGATTCGCGTAGTCATAGTGAAAGTAATTCACCATTTCTTCAATTCGAACCGCATCTTTGGGCGGCACAGCGCCATTATTGATAAAGCGTCGTATGTTGGCGTAACTTGCAGTATCTACATCTGAGCTAAAAGTTGATACCGGCTGCTCCGACACCAAAATCACATCATGACTCTCTAGATCTTGATAATTTTCAGTGCTCACCGCTTGCTGAGGAGATGGCGGTGGAGCCATATAGCTGATAGCCGCCAATTTTTGAGAAGCTTGTGCACTCATCACCAGAGTTTGTTGCTCTGCAGCTCGAGTCATATCCGCATGCCTCGCTTTGCGCGGCTGCGAGGCGGATTCGCCAGCGTTGTTATGGGCGGCCTGATTCTGTGAGCATGCAGTTACGGTAACCAATACGGCTAAACATAAGGCGGTCTTTTTCATGATAAATATTCCGTGTTAGAAAGATGACATAGAAGTAATCGTGACACGGACAAAAACGAGGCATTATTTTTTATAAAAATTTTTAGACACAAATTACCTATTAATTATTAGGCACTTAAAGGTGTAACTTTTGAATTCGAGCCATCCTCTGTGTCCAGATACAACAAAGCCACCCG from Echinimonas agarilytica harbors:
- a CDS encoding vWA domain-containing protein gives rise to the protein MKKTALCLAVLVTVTACSQNQAAHNNAGESASQPRKARHADMTRAAEQQTLVMSAQASQKLAAISYMAPPPSPQQAVSTENYQDLESHDVILVSEQPVSTFSSDVDTASYANIRRFINNGAVPPKDAVRIEEMVNYFHYDYANPSSEQHPIAVDTLLTTSPWNQQNQIIRIGVSTYQQDTAQRPDANLVFLIDVSGSMQSKDKLPLLQQSLMLMLDQLRGTDRVSIVTYASGTQIALKSTPVSQKADIQRAISNLRAGGSTHGEAGIELAYQQAAHGFIDDGINHVLLMSDGDLNVGIRDVEQLKDRIKLKRQSGVQFSTYGFGRGNYNDHLMEQLADHGNGLAGYIDTLHEAQKLLVDQIGSSLHTVAHDVKFQVEFNPALVSEYRLIGYENRQLNREDFNNDQKDAGDIGAGHTVTALYEITPVGSQGLVDPLVFQAHDATQYNNHQTLAEVRVRYKSSQGQASNKIIAPIDKDQFVEFDAVSQDDRFALSVAAFGQKLRGSDYLAQLGYAEIIDWANQSRGQDPFGYRAEFVKLARLGQVLAEQKSAVARQPHSEPPIAKQVRPARMKSKAKSTYELSQ